The Azotosporobacter soli genome contains a region encoding:
- a CDS encoding aspartate ammonia-lyase, which translates to MERWEEDFLGRRQLPKSVYYGIHTLRASENFAVSRQRVHPELIKGLAVVKQAAAEMNMKTGYLEKRIGDAICQAASEVAQGELAEQFILDALQGGAGTSTNMNMNEVLANRAIEILGGEKGDYALVHPLDHVNLSQSTNDVYPTALRIAAIRLLLPLAQACADLQGSLQKKEAEFAGILKLGRTEMQDAVPITLGQEFSAWAEAISRDRWRLYKVEERLRKVNLGGTAVGTGINADRRYVFGVVERLRALTGLGLAKDENLMDGTQNADVFVEVAGLIKACAATLIKLCGDLRLLSSGPRGGFGEIKLPQLQAGSSIMPGKVNPVLPEMVTQVAYQVMAQDLAITLAVQGGQLELNAFLPLLSANLLPALESLALAIKQLAFSCIDGIEAAPDVCRRHLESSMALATALAPLVGYDRAAELAKRALAEGKNIKDVILQEKLLTDSEISSLLRPEVLTRPGSVVKK; encoded by the coding sequence ATGGAGCGATGGGAAGAGGATTTTCTTGGGCGGCGTCAATTGCCGAAGTCGGTCTATTATGGCATCCATACGTTGCGCGCCTCGGAAAATTTCGCGGTCAGTCGTCAACGCGTTCATCCGGAACTGATTAAAGGGTTGGCCGTTGTTAAACAGGCGGCCGCGGAAATGAATATGAAGACGGGCTATTTGGAGAAAAGAATCGGCGATGCGATTTGTCAGGCAGCCAGTGAAGTTGCGCAAGGCGAATTGGCGGAGCAGTTCATTCTCGACGCGCTGCAAGGCGGCGCAGGAACATCGACGAACATGAACATGAATGAAGTGCTGGCGAACCGAGCGATCGAAATTCTCGGCGGAGAAAAAGGGGATTATGCGCTTGTGCATCCGCTTGACCATGTGAATTTATCGCAGTCGACCAATGACGTGTATCCTACGGCGCTGCGCATTGCGGCGATCCGTCTTCTCTTGCCGTTGGCGCAGGCTTGCGCCGATCTGCAAGGTTCTTTGCAAAAAAAAGAAGCCGAGTTCGCGGGCATATTGAAGTTGGGACGGACCGAAATGCAGGATGCGGTACCGATCACGCTGGGACAGGAATTTTCCGCCTGGGCGGAGGCGATCAGCCGCGACCGTTGGCGTCTCTATAAAGTGGAAGAACGTTTGCGCAAAGTTAACTTAGGTGGAACGGCAGTCGGTACCGGGATCAATGCCGATCGGCGTTATGTCTTTGGCGTGGTGGAACGCTTGCGTGCGCTGACGGGACTTGGTCTTGCCAAGGATGAAAATCTGATGGACGGTACGCAAAACGCCGACGTTTTCGTTGAGGTGGCTGGATTGATCAAAGCCTGCGCTGCGACGCTGATCAAACTGTGCGGTGATTTGCGCTTGCTTTCGTCCGGGCCGCGCGGCGGCTTTGGCGAGATCAAACTGCCGCAGTTGCAGGCTGGTTCTTCGATCATGCCGGGCAAGGTGAATCCTGTCTTGCCGGAGATGGTGACGCAGGTCGCCTACCAAGTCATGGCGCAGGACTTGGCGATCACATTGGCGGTGCAGGGCGGGCAGCTCGAATTGAATGCTTTTTTACCACTCTTGTCCGCCAATCTGCTGCCGGCGTTGGAAAGCTTGGCCTTGGCAATCAAGCAGTTAGCGTTCTCTTGCATCGACGGCATTGAAGCGGCGCCTGACGTATGCCGCCGTCACTTGGAATCGAGCATGGCACTGGCAACTGCGCTGGCGCCGTTGGTCGGCTATGACCGGGCGGCAGAATTGGCCAAACGGGCGCTGGCGGAAGGCAAAAATATCAAAGACGTCATTTTGCAGGAAAAGCTTTTGACGGATTCGGAAATCAGCTCGCTGCTGCGTCCGGAAGTGTTGACCCGACCGGGGAGCGTCGTTAAGAAGTAG
- a CDS encoding TM1266 family iron-only hydrogenase system putative regulator: MAEERLGVVGIVIEDSLKAGDINHILSQYGEIIIGRMGVPRVSHKERGVSVISLIVHGTNDEIGAMTGRLGNVKGVQVKSALSSR, from the coding sequence ATGGCGGAAGAGAGACTGGGCGTCGTCGGAATCGTTATCGAAGACAGTCTGAAGGCAGGGGATATCAACCATATTCTCAGCCAATACGGCGAAATCATCATCGGGCGCATGGGCGTGCCGCGCGTGTCGCATAAAGAGCGCGGCGTGTCCGTGATTTCCTTGATCGTGCATGGGACAAATGATGAGATCGGTGCGATGACCGGGCGGCTCGGCAATGTCAAGGGCGTTCAGGTAAAATCGGCATTGAGCAGTCGTTAA
- a CDS encoding radical SAM protein, producing the protein MNLYFDTAQGPVFRPPSEANSFLLRVTVGCSHNRCTYCNMYRSVPFQVRPHIEVQRQIKMALPHRQEIRRVFLADGNALVLHTERLLPILQELRTSFPRLQRVSCYAGPRDILAKRPDELLALKEAGLKLIYYGMESGDSDVLQHVQKGVDGPQSIEAGQRIRAAGIKLSLMMILGLGGREASAAHAKSTAEAVSAICPDLLSALTLMLYRGSELKEEFEAGTFQILNPAELMEELGWIVESIRFPEGHHCLFRSNHISNYVNLAATLPKERERLLTDIALATKKLQQVTDWDPYNCVER; encoded by the coding sequence ATGAATCTTTATTTTGATACGGCGCAAGGGCCGGTTTTCCGTCCGCCAAGTGAAGCCAACAGCTTTTTGTTGCGCGTGACGGTCGGCTGTTCGCATAATCGTTGTACTTATTGTAATATGTATCGAAGCGTTCCTTTCCAGGTGCGTCCGCACATTGAGGTGCAGCGCCAGATAAAAATGGCCTTGCCGCACCGGCAGGAAATTCGTCGGGTTTTTCTTGCTGATGGCAACGCACTGGTTTTGCATACGGAGCGCTTGCTGCCGATTTTGCAAGAACTCCGTACGTCGTTTCCTCGCCTGCAGCGCGTGTCCTGCTATGCCGGGCCGCGCGATATCCTCGCGAAGCGGCCGGATGAGCTGCTGGCGCTTAAAGAAGCCGGTCTGAAGCTGATTTACTATGGCATGGAGTCGGGCGACAGCGACGTATTGCAGCATGTGCAAAAAGGCGTCGACGGGCCGCAGTCGATCGAGGCTGGACAACGAATCCGGGCGGCCGGGATAAAGTTATCGCTGATGATGATTCTCGGACTGGGCGGCAGGGAGGCCAGCGCTGCGCATGCGAAAAGCACAGCTGAAGCGGTCAGCGCCATTTGTCCAGACTTGCTGAGCGCGCTGACGCTGATGCTTTACCGGGGCAGTGAGTTGAAAGAGGAGTTTGAAGCGGGTACGTTTCAGATCTTGAATCCGGCGGAATTGATGGAAGAACTGGGATGGATCGTCGAGTCGATTCGATTTCCCGAAGGCCACCACTGCCTGTTTCGCAGCAATCATATCTCAAATTACGTCAATCTCGCAGCGACGCTGCCGAAAGAGCGAGAGCGCCTTTTGACCGACATTGCCCTGGCGACAAAAAAGTTGCAGCAGGTGACGGATTGGGATCCGTATAATTGCGTCGAGCGTTAA
- a CDS encoding GGDEF domain-containing protein yields MKGRQIALLPEKSEEYVQLLVRRAGLLFVVFILLQSVGGQSGQSFFWLAVFGIASLAYNLAAEKTKFGKGPWDLLLNLFFAVAITAQAALFSGILFQLLLARIALRISPAKIPRVTFLLSGLYLLSAWRLNAGESAFFWRLAYEVLVMTILAAAALYLQLVLQRNLDNVQKMQELTRNNDSIQLKAVTDELTGLYNFRAYQEKVGKVEQYALLVLDLDHFKKVNDTYGHDFGNKVLVRLGAIIHKSLRRSDLAFRYGGEEFVILLPGANADLALQVAERLRLQVAENCFSCKGVAVPVSVSIGVAINDGRYGEEAVFARADSALYKAKRDGRNRTELFEEELALVCRL; encoded by the coding sequence ATGAAAGGTCGCCAAATCGCGCTCTTGCCGGAAAAAAGCGAAGAATACGTCCAATTGCTGGTGCGACGCGCCGGCTTGTTGTTCGTTGTCTTCATTCTTCTGCAAAGCGTCGGCGGCCAGAGCGGGCAGTCTTTTTTTTGGCTGGCTGTTTTCGGCATTGCATCCCTCGCTTACAATCTTGCGGCGGAAAAGACGAAGTTCGGCAAAGGGCCGTGGGATTTGCTGCTGAATCTTTTTTTTGCAGTCGCCATCACTGCGCAGGCCGCTTTGTTCAGCGGCATCCTTTTCCAACTGCTCCTGGCACGTATCGCGCTGCGCATTTCGCCGGCGAAAATTCCGCGTGTGACATTCCTGCTGAGCGGTTTGTATCTGCTCAGCGCCTGGAGGTTGAACGCTGGAGAAAGCGCTTTCTTCTGGCGGCTGGCTTATGAAGTCTTAGTGATGACGATTTTGGCGGCTGCGGCGCTTTATCTGCAATTGGTGCTGCAGCGCAATCTGGATAATGTGCAAAAGATGCAGGAATTGACGCGTAATAATGACTCGATTCAGTTAAAAGCGGTTACCGATGAATTGACCGGTTTGTATAATTTTAGAGCGTATCAGGAAAAAGTCGGTAAGGTGGAACAGTATGCGCTGCTGGTGCTTGACCTTGATCATTTCAAGAAAGTGAATGACACGTACGGTCATGATTTCGGCAATAAGGTACTGGTGCGGCTTGGCGCGATCATCCATAAAAGTTTGCGCAGGAGCGATCTGGCGTTTCGTTACGGCGGGGAAGAATTCGTCATCCTGCTGCCGGGGGCAAACGCGGATCTGGCGCTGCAGGTTGCAGAGCGGCTGAGGCTTCAGGTTGCGGAAAACTGTTTTAGCTGCAAAGGCGTTGCGGTTCCGGTGAGCGTATCGATCGGCGTGGCGATCAATGATGGACGCTATGGCGAAGAAGCTGTTTTTGCGCGTGCAGACAGCGCGCTTTATAAAGCAAAGCGTGACGGACGCAACCGGACAGAATTGTTTGAAGAGGAACTGGCTCTGGTCTGTCGTTTATAA
- a CDS encoding CC/Se motif family (seleno)protein: protein MIEIAAAAREYVLKRGGCLHLYDYGNLKLCCGQMNPGPSVRIGLPPDQTSYECRRIDGIDVYLPNGFAYTEKLTIQFRRVLCFDDLYLDGWKLL, encoded by the coding sequence ATGATAGAGATTGCAGCGGCGGCAAGGGAATACGTTTTGAAACGAGGCGGATGCCTCCATTTGTATGACTATGGGAATCTGAAGCTGTGTTGCGGTCAGATGAATCCTGGCCCTTCGGTTCGCATCGGCCTGCCGCCTGATCAGACAAGCTATGAATGCCGTCGCATTGACGGCATCGACGTGTATTTGCCGAATGGTTTCGCTTATACGGAAAAGCTGACGATACAATTCCGCCGGGTCCTGTGTTTTGACGATTTATACCTGGACGGCTGGAAATTGCTCTAG
- the msrB gene encoding peptide-methionine (R)-S-oxide reductase MsrB: protein MTRKEEETDKAKRLLALTALQRHVTQENGTEPPFANEYWDRWERGIYVDVVSGEVLFSSLDKFDAGCGWPSFSRAVEGAAITEKEDRSHGMLRTEVRSQKGGSHLGHLFPDGPGPDGKRYCINSAALKFIAYEDLADAGYGEYRALFLQPGKERREK, encoded by the coding sequence ATGACGAGAAAAGAAGAGGAAACCGACAAGGCGAAGCGCCTGCTTGCCTTGACGGCGTTGCAGCGGCATGTGACGCAAGAGAACGGAACGGAGCCGCCCTTTGCCAATGAATATTGGGATCGGTGGGAGCGCGGCATTTATGTCGATGTCGTCTCAGGCGAAGTCCTGTTCAGTTCGCTGGACAAATTTGACGCCGGTTGCGGCTGGCCGAGCTTTTCGCGGGCAGTCGAGGGGGCGGCGATAACGGAAAAAGAGGATCGGAGTCATGGCATGCTTCGCACGGAAGTGCGCAGTCAAAAAGGCGGTTCTCATCTCGGGCACCTTTTCCCTGACGGGCCTGGACCGGACGGAAAACGCTACTGCATCAATTCGGCGGCGCTCAAGTTCATTGCCTATGAGGATTTGGCAGATGCAGGCTACGGTGAATACCGCGCGCTATTCTTGCAGCCTGGGAAGGAGCGGCGCGAAAAATGA
- a CDS encoding LTA synthase family protein: MWRRFFSNLQQDLKVYLLVLAATSLLRLIFIFWLQRYMEASSGWSDILQSLYYGLRVSLKSAGGIALLSFVAATLPATFWRLWPAERLRLGLGSVGLALTSLLFQARIPYYEQFRMSFNQFVFTGLYDDQAALLSTMLEQYHLLPRLGLALLTSIGLALLLKRFLAVPVWQPAAAKDARVRWMRRAVLVGALVPFILFSRFSGSLTYAYDVSWENAGVTKDRFLNEAILDDFTALYRAYVLHERIRVSTGLAVDGGRMAEYGELLAHRPLKGDQTADAFRKNAQGAKIAKPRQIFLIIGESYANWPLLPEYEKLGIAEGMKELLAAPDAAYVPAFLPNGMGTIAGINGIITGFSEVNLYLNYQAQSYQSPYETSLAPQMKRLGYRTNFWYAGASSWERIKDFTLAQGFDHFYASGDLAKSGTNVWGADDKDLYAAVSEGVREEEPALHVLMTLSNHPPFTADLAAEGFNAEKLKAALPKDVAANAQTVKELGHFWYADRLMARFIRNMRERYPDSLFLVVGDHADRLNIETQPGMYKQYGIPFIVIGSGVSKTIFPPKVSGSHMNVTPTLLELIAPAGFEYYAVGESLTRGNDFAYNIQMYLNHAAVGNLDTGEEELISGQAANEAPKLAERQSEIDAGRAFSWWRIQRGAQLSAWE, from the coding sequence ATGTGGCGACGTTTTTTTTCTAATTTGCAACAGGATTTGAAAGTGTATCTACTTGTCTTGGCGGCAACCAGCTTGCTGCGTTTGATTTTTATCTTTTGGCTGCAGCGCTATATGGAGGCAAGCAGCGGTTGGAGCGATATCCTGCAGTCGTTGTATTACGGACTGCGCGTCAGTTTGAAGAGCGCCGGAGGCATAGCGTTGCTCAGTTTTGTCGCCGCTACGCTGCCGGCAACGTTTTGGCGGCTTTGGCCGGCAGAGCGTTTGCGCTTGGGATTGGGCAGCGTAGGCTTGGCATTGACCAGTCTGCTTTTTCAGGCACGGATTCCCTATTATGAGCAGTTTCGCATGAGTTTCAATCAGTTCGTTTTTACCGGACTGTATGATGATCAGGCGGCGCTGCTCTCGACGATGCTGGAACAATATCATCTGCTGCCGCGTCTCGGTCTCGCGTTATTGACGTCGATTGGCCTGGCGCTTTTGCTAAAGCGTTTTTTAGCTGTACCGGTGTGGCAACCGGCAGCGGCAAAGGATGCGAGAGTACGCTGGATGCGGCGTGCCGTTCTGGTAGGCGCGTTGGTCCCGTTCATTCTTTTTTCGCGTTTTAGCGGCAGTTTGACGTATGCTTATGACGTCAGCTGGGAGAATGCCGGCGTAACGAAAGATCGCTTCTTGAATGAAGCGATCCTGGATGATTTTACGGCGCTATATCGTGCCTATGTCTTGCATGAACGAATCCGCGTTTCCACTGGATTGGCGGTCGATGGCGGTCGGATGGCGGAATACGGCGAACTGCTGGCGCATCGCCCTCTAAAGGGCGATCAGACGGCCGACGCGTTTCGTAAGAACGCACAAGGCGCTAAAATAGCAAAACCCCGCCAGATTTTTCTGATTATCGGCGAAAGCTACGCCAACTGGCCGTTGCTGCCCGAATATGAGAAGCTGGGGATTGCCGAAGGGATGAAGGAGCTTTTGGCCGCTCCGGATGCGGCATATGTGCCGGCTTTCCTGCCAAACGGCATGGGGACGATTGCCGGAATTAACGGGATCATTACCGGCTTCAGTGAAGTAAACCTGTATCTTAACTATCAGGCGCAAAGTTATCAGAGTCCTTATGAAACGTCATTGGCGCCGCAAATGAAGCGCCTCGGCTACCGTACGAACTTTTGGTATGCGGGCGCTAGTTCATGGGAAAGGATCAAGGATTTCACGTTGGCGCAAGGCTTTGACCATTTTTATGCGAGCGGCGATCTGGCGAAATCGGGTACGAATGTCTGGGGGGCGGACGATAAGGATCTCTACGCTGCAGTCAGTGAAGGCGTACGGGAAGAAGAACCGGCGCTGCATGTACTGATGACGCTGTCTAATCATCCGCCATTCACTGCCGATCTGGCCGCGGAAGGATTTAATGCCGAAAAGCTGAAGGCTGCACTGCCCAAAGACGTGGCGGCCAATGCACAGACGGTAAAAGAACTGGGACATTTTTGGTATGCGGATCGTCTGATGGCCCGTTTCATTCGAAATATGCGGGAACGTTATCCGGACAGTCTATTCCTTGTCGTCGGAGATCATGCCGATCGATTGAACATAGAAACGCAGCCGGGCATGTACAAGCAGTATGGAATTCCGTTCATCGTCATTGGCAGCGGCGTCAGCAAGACGATTTTTCCGCCCAAGGTGTCGGGCAGCCATATGAATGTGACGCCGACGCTGCTTGAACTGATCGCTCCGGCTGGTTTTGAATATTACGCGGTCGGCGAAAGTCTAACGCGCGGTAACGATTTTGCTTATAATATTCAAATGTATCTGAATCATGCTGCCGTGGGAAATTTGGATACCGGCGAAGAAGAGCTTATCAGCGGGCAGGCTGCGAACGAAGCGCCAAAATTGGCGGAACGGCAAAGCGAGATCGATGCCGGTCGTGCGTTTTCCTGGTGGCGGATTCAGCGCGGCGCGCAGCTTAGCGCCTGGGAATAG
- a CDS encoding HD-GYP domain-containing protein — protein MQRVTMNNISKGMVTARNVYDAAGQVLVKANMVLIDQYVNRLRRMNIGSIYVVNPLLENVELPEMVKEETRVNAVKAVQAAYQAYPKGEAVDSRNVENIADKIVEEVLANRQQMLQGTDMRTYTDYLYAHAVNVAVLSVMIGVNMDYNNSRLKDLAWGALMHDLGEMKVPPEISGKQGKLSPEEWSEVKKHPELGFELLRKGSLNIPLPVAHIAFQHHENFDGSGYPRNLKGEEIHEYARIVAIANVYDALVADRPFRPGFASHMACELMMTMAGRFLDTDILKVFLERVASYPIGSVVRLSNKETGVVTAVPEGMASRPQVKIILDDKGRVCAAEECERDLSKELTLFVDRVLDEEAVIKIGNLYAKSKNAGHEG, from the coding sequence ATGCAAAGAGTGACGATGAATAATATCAGCAAAGGCATGGTGACGGCGCGCAATGTATATGACGCGGCCGGACAGGTGCTGGTAAAGGCGAACATGGTATTGATCGATCAATATGTGAATCGCCTGCGCCGCATGAATATAGGCTCTATCTATGTAGTGAACCCGTTGCTTGAAAATGTCGAGTTGCCGGAAATGGTCAAGGAGGAAACGCGCGTCAATGCGGTGAAGGCAGTGCAGGCGGCCTATCAGGCGTATCCGAAAGGTGAAGCGGTCGACAGTCGGAACGTGGAAAACATCGCGGATAAGATCGTCGAAGAGGTGCTGGCCAATCGTCAGCAGATGCTGCAGGGGACCGACATGCGTACCTATACGGATTATTTATATGCGCATGCGGTCAATGTGGCGGTATTGTCGGTCATGATCGGCGTGAATATGGATTATAACAACAGCCGTCTCAAGGACTTGGCCTGGGGTGCGTTGATGCACGACCTAGGTGAGATGAAAGTGCCTCCGGAAATTTCCGGCAAGCAGGGGAAGCTTTCGCCGGAAGAATGGTCGGAAGTGAAAAAACATCCGGAGCTGGGCTTTGAATTGTTGCGCAAAGGGAGTCTTAATATCCCGCTTCCAGTCGCGCATATTGCCTTTCAACATCATGAGAATTTTGACGGAAGCGGTTATCCGCGGAATTTGAAAGGGGAAGAGATTCATGAATACGCCCGTATTGTCGCGATTGCCAATGTCTATGACGCCTTAGTGGCGGACCGGCCGTTTCGTCCCGGTTTTGCCAGTCATATGGCATGTGAGCTGATGATGACGATGGCCGGACGTTTTTTGGATACGGATATTCTGAAAGTGTTTCTGGAGCGCGTTGCCAGCTATCCGATTGGCAGCGTGGTGCGCCTCAGTAACAAGGAAACCGGCGTTGTCACGGCCGTGCCGGAAGGAATGGCCTCGCGGCCGCAGGTGAAAATTATTTTGGATGATAAGGGACGCGTCTGTGCGGCGGAAGAGTGTGAACGGGATCTGAGCAAAGAATTGACCTTGTTTGTCGATCGGGTGCTTGATGAAGAAGCGGTGATTAAAATTGGCAATTTATACGCTAAGAGCAAGAATGCGGGGCACGAAGGATGA
- a CDS encoding mechanosensitive ion channel family protein has translation MNAKRQYGMILVICLFGLLLWGARIAAAAGVMFEGMELYSIDYGIGSFSAEDRAAVVATRIQVLADNSQLGLEVEESPYPGGIDVIVGKQVLFSITDEEAAAAGKLRSELTAQRWQIIKQAVISYREMRSEKSVWIRSGIGIIGTLLLYGSFRGMRFIRPRIERKLITLQKNVTLLPKDLSGFLQRQIIGSAVVLLQPIYLLLRGSFAVVYLITLLRLFPASVPYAESLLSYTLQPVHNMVIGIVEYLPNLVIVLLIILLSRYLLKGVRHVASQIETKEIVVGGFDAEWGMPTYNIVRFLMLALTLIAVFPYLPGSQSPVFQGISVFLGLLISLGSSSMVNNIFSGFVLIYTSAYRVGDYIMVGTHFGKVLERSILVTRLLTPKNETVTLPNATMLGSNIINYSVQASGGGLILHTEVTIGYDVSWRKVHALLLTAAANTDGILQEPLPFVLQTGLEDFYAKYELNVFTRQADQIPLLYSRLHQAIQDAFHKEGVEIMSPHYAAWRNGETAAIPLSDAKQWEEFKCKE, from the coding sequence ATGAATGCGAAAAGACAGTATGGAATGATCCTTGTCATATGTCTCTTCGGGCTGCTGTTGTGGGGGGCTCGTATTGCTGCGGCTGCCGGCGTCATGTTTGAAGGGATGGAGCTGTACAGTATTGATTATGGAATTGGTTCGTTTAGTGCAGAGGATCGTGCTGCGGTTGTCGCGACGCGAATTCAAGTCTTGGCGGATAATTCGCAGCTTGGTTTAGAAGTGGAAGAATCGCCCTATCCGGGCGGTATTGATGTGATTGTCGGAAAACAGGTGCTGTTTTCGATTACAGATGAAGAGGCTGCTGCTGCTGGGAAATTACGTAGTGAATTGACCGCACAGCGTTGGCAGATTATTAAACAGGCGGTGATTTCTTATCGGGAAATGCGCAGCGAAAAAAGTGTTTGGATACGCAGCGGCATTGGCATAATAGGGACGCTGCTCCTGTATGGCTCTTTTCGCGGCATGCGATTTATTCGTCCGCGCATTGAACGAAAACTGATCACGTTACAGAAGAATGTCACATTATTGCCAAAAGATCTGAGCGGCTTTCTACAACGCCAAATAATCGGTAGCGCTGTCGTCTTGCTGCAGCCGATTTATTTACTGCTAAGGGGAAGTTTTGCGGTTGTGTATCTGATTACGCTACTGCGTCTGTTTCCTGCGAGTGTTCCGTATGCGGAGAGTCTGTTGTCCTATACTCTCCAACCGGTGCATAATATGGTTATTGGCATCGTCGAATATTTGCCGAACCTGGTGATCGTGCTTTTGATCATCCTGCTGAGTCGTTATCTGCTGAAAGGTGTGCGGCATGTTGCCAGTCAGATCGAAACAAAAGAGATTGTCGTTGGCGGCTTTGATGCGGAGTGGGGGATGCCGACCTATAATATTGTAAGGTTTCTGATGCTGGCGCTGACGTTGATTGCTGTATTTCCTTATTTGCCGGGCTCTCAATCACCGGTATTTCAAGGAATCAGCGTCTTCTTAGGCTTGCTGATTTCGCTGGGATCTTCTTCGATGGTGAATAATATATTTTCTGGATTTGTACTGATTTACACGAGCGCGTATCGGGTTGGCGATTATATTATGGTCGGAACGCATTTTGGCAAGGTCCTCGAACGCTCTATCCTGGTAACACGTCTGTTGACGCCGAAAAATGAAACAGTGACGCTGCCGAATGCTACGATGCTGGGCAGTAATATTATCAACTATAGTGTGCAAGCATCCGGCGGTGGATTGATCCTCCATACAGAAGTTACGATTGGCTATGATGTTTCATGGCGAAAAGTTCATGCACTCTTGCTGACTGCAGCTGCGAACACAGACGGAATTCTGCAGGAACCGTTGCCGTTCGTACTGCAAACGGGATTAGAGGATTTTTATGCGAAATATGAATTGAATGTTTTTACGCGACAAGCCGATCAGATTCCGCTTTTGTATTCGCGACTGCATCAAGCGATACAGGACGCGTTTCATAAAGAGGGCGTTGAAATCATGTCGCCTCATTATGCCGCTTGGAGAAATGGGGAAACTGCGGCGATTCCGTTAAGCGATGCTAAACAATGGGAGGAATTTAAATGCAAAGAGTGA
- a CDS encoding serine dehydratase subunit alpha family protein, which translates to MKQATNPLWQEFIKAIKMEVVPALGCTEPISLAFAAATAAKRLAKPVERIEAKVSANLMKNGMGVTVPGTGTTGLLIAAAVGALGGDPDGKLEVLKKLTAQQIAAGKKMIEEEKVVLTTADVDNILYSEAKVIHGKDWVRVCIADYHTQVILIEENGEVVYRLEQEVNGAKKAESYSMAGVRAQDVFDFAVQAPLEMISFIGEAARLNDCLSKEGMSGQYGLHIGATLCRQIDKGLMADGLLTHILMRTTAASDARMGGATLPAMTNSGSGNQGITATMPVLVVAEHLKASQETTLRALLLSHLMAIYIHSKLPKLSALCAVTTAAMGAAAGMAYLLKGDFETVSMAISSMIGDLAGMICDGASNSCAMKVSTSVAAAYKAVLMALEGMQVTGNEGIVADDVDDSIANLGELACRGMVETDDQILKIMLNKA; encoded by the coding sequence ATGAAGCAAGCGACAAATCCATTATGGCAGGAATTCATCAAGGCGATTAAAATGGAAGTGGTACCTGCACTCGGCTGTACGGAACCGATCTCCTTAGCGTTCGCGGCGGCCACTGCGGCGAAACGTCTGGCTAAGCCAGTCGAACGGATTGAAGCGAAAGTTTCGGCGAATTTGATGAAGAACGGCATGGGGGTAACGGTGCCTGGAACCGGTACGACCGGTTTGCTGATTGCGGCGGCTGTCGGCGCACTGGGCGGCGATCCCGACGGAAAACTGGAAGTCTTGAAGAAACTGACGGCACAGCAGATCGCAGCGGGCAAAAAAATGATTGAAGAAGAGAAAGTAGTTTTGACGACTGCAGACGTCGACAATATTCTTTACTCCGAGGCCAAGGTTATACACGGCAAGGATTGGGTAAGGGTCTGCATCGCCGATTATCATACACAGGTGATTCTGATCGAAGAAAATGGCGAAGTAGTTTATCGCCTGGAACAAGAAGTAAACGGTGCTAAAAAAGCCGAGAGCTACTCGATGGCCGGCGTTCGCGCCCAAGATGTCTTTGATTTTGCCGTACAAGCGCCGTTGGAGATGATTTCCTTTATCGGCGAAGCCGCCCGGTTGAACGATTGCCTGTCGAAGGAAGGCATGAGCGGTCAATACGGACTTCACATCGGCGCGACGCTGTGTCGCCAGATCGATAAAGGGCTGATGGCGGACGGTTTGTTGACGCATATCCTGATGCGGACGACGGCGGCTTCCGATGCCAGAATGGGCGGTGCGACCTTGCCGGCGATGACGAATTCCGGTTCCGGCAACCAGGGCATTACCGCGACGATGCCGGTGCTTGTCGTAGCCGAGCATCTTAAAGCGTCGCAGGAAACTACGCTGCGTGCACTGCTGCTTTCGCATCTGATGGCGATCTATATCCATAGCAAGCTGCCTAAGTTGTCGGCGCTTTGTGCGGTAACGACTGCGGCGATGGGAGCGGCAGCCGGGATGGCTTACCTGCTGAAAGGCGATTTTGAGACGGTAAGCATGGCGATATCAAGCATGATCGGCGATCTGGCCGGGATGATCTGCGACGGCGCTTCGAACAGCTGCGCAATGAAGGTCTCCACTTCGGTAGCGGCAGCGTACAAGGCGGTGCTGATGGCGCTTGAGGGAATGCAGGTCACCGGCAATGAAGGCATTGTAGCGGATGATGTGGATGATTCGATCGCTAATCTGGGTGAACTGGCTTGCCGGGGCATGGTCGAAACGGATGATCAAATTCTGAAAATAATGTTGAATAAAGCATAA